The following coding sequences are from one Arachis hypogaea cultivar Tifrunner chromosome 7, arahy.Tifrunner.gnm2.J5K5, whole genome shotgun sequence window:
- the LOC112701287 gene encoding uncharacterized protein At4g02000-like: MAAPAASLPSDLSNPVSAGSEEETVVRFDNEDIQEGVEKCSKSLVDRLLADRGFSSGTLEAALTAIWRQPDGFKVLNHGGNIFQFFFDKEIDLIRVEKGAPWLFKNYILNLKRWEEDLQIKEEEFIHVPIWVQLWGVPEHCKTKNLGKKVGEALGKVLDVDLFTIRGKDERILKIQVLLDITKPLRRCLKIAGSNNKVTELKLRYERIGNFCHYCGYIGHEVRTCSNYLEDSVAGENREEMWGGMASG, encoded by the coding sequence ATGGCAGCGCCTGCTGCCTCGCTTCCTTCAGATCTGTCTAATCCTGTTTCAGCAGGGAGTGAGGAGGAGACGGTAGTGAGATTTGATAATGAAGATATACAAGAAGGAGTGGAGAAATGTTCGAAAAGTCTGGTTGACAGATTGTTGGCGGACAGAGGGTTTAGTTCTGGAACTCTAGAAGCAGCTCTTACAGCCATCTGGAGACAACCAGATGGATTTAAAGTTCTGAATCATGGAGGCAATATTTTCCAATTCTTCTTTGATAAAGAGATAGATCTGATTAGAGTCGAAAAGGGAGCACCTTGGCTCTTtaagaattatattttgaatcTGAAAAGATGGGAGGAAGACCTGCAGATAAAGGAAGAAGAGTTCATTCATGTCCCTATCTGGGTACAATTGTGGGGAGTCCCAGAGCATTGCAAAACAAAAAATCTGGGAAAGAAGGTGGGGGAGGCGTTGGGAAAGGTCTTAGATGTTGATCTGTTCACGATTCGAGGGAAAGACGAGAGAATTCTCAAGATTCAGGTTTTGCTGGATATCACAAAACCCTTAAGAAGATGTCTCAAAATTGCGGGCAGCAATAATAAAGTGACTGAATTAAAGCTTCGGTATGAGAGGATCGGAAATTTTTGTCATTATTGTGGATATATCGGTCATGAAGTTAGAACATGCAGCAATTACCTGGAAGATTCAGTAGCTGGTGAAAATAGAGAGGAGATGTGGGGGGGCATGGCTTCGGGCTGA